The stretch of DNA ACTGGAGACTCACAGCATCTGCAGAGGAAACTTCATACCAGGTTCTGCAGCTTGCTGCTCGACTCTGAGAGGTGGATATCATTCTATCGTTGAGCGGATATATAGGTTTAGCTTATTTTGAATTGCTTTTACTGGCTGCCTGAAGCTTTGTTTGCTAGGCTTAGGTTTAATGGAAAATTGGCATGACATCATTTGAAAAAAAGCTACTATTGATTGGCTTTTCATGAGAGAGCTATGTGCATTACTCCTTGGATAATCAGGGTAATATGCTGCAAATGGTTGAGATTGTCCATTAGATGCACAACAGGAAGGTCAGTGATTATTTAAGATAATAGCATTTCCATCTAAACAAAAGATACGGCATAGATTGGCACGATATTGATGAATAAAGCTACTTATTTTCAAAATTGGCTAGTTAGTTAATAGGTCTCAATGAAGTCTTTATAATTTGGCTGGGTTGATTAGATGCATTTCATAGGGGTTGTTTATAGAAGATGTGTTGCTGAATGGAACAGAATGCAAAGACTTGAGAGATAATTAAAAACTTACAGCCAGAGATGTCTGTGGCTTCACTAGCAGGTAAAGAACAGCTCATTGATTAGCCACACTAAAGGCATCAATgtcagtattattatttttattattattatttaaattatgttacacttttgttcaaaagtttggggtctgtaagattttttaatgttgttgaaagaagtctcttatccTTGACCAgcctgcttttatttgatcaaaaatatttgcaaatttgaaataactgctttctgttttatattaaaatataatttattccagtgatttCAAATTTTCAGAGTCtaagaaagaaacatttttattatttatgttgaaaacagtgctgcataatatatttttctgaaactgatgcatttaattagcttttttttttaagaatagaaagtaaaaaatatatatatatttatttataatagaaagcttttgtgtgtgtgtgtgatcaactttttattttctccaaatcaacaaaataacatccactcaaacaaacaacagggaggggggagcaacagacacaccatcaacaatttcaatttcaatttgtagtaaaaaggacaaaactgaattcacatgagtccatagattgacaacaattggacattcccaaaacatgtggagaaaagtacctgctgacacagtgttacagatatgacagttataggttgattgcagtttcattttaaacctcttgtaaggagttatgtatgctctatggatgactttgaaatggataagacgatgagccaagtttttagaagttaagattagattagaccacaccctctcccagtcgacGATAAATCAAAACctgttaattcacgattccagatagatttaatagaaagagactttgcagtgtggtcattaagtttactatatattaaagaaacagatggctgaccagagggtggtgcgatccaatcccatataggatgagaggaaataggggatgcccagggaactccataggccttgagagcagaacgtaactgaaaaaagacaaaatatgatgatgccggtaaacaaaacttagttcttagttcttgaaatgagcagagtccctggttatcatataagtcaccgcatgtgtttctgcccaatgtagaccaagagggctggacaaatggccgatttcaacataaaaaaattaaagttgtgccataaaggtgtgttgtttcaaaatttgaaaggtcctcccatcagatgttccaccctttttagaaaaaaaaaaaaaagtgaagtccttagatgtagtattctggattctccaaagatcgattacattaagttcagtgataaatttattcaataacttagaggatgggttagctgtagtatcagggtgagatttatccagtgcaggatttaaaacagcattaaaatcaccacccatcacTTAAGGACAATTaatctgctcaagtaatatattggaaatatttgtgaaaaatgcactgtctgcctcatttgggcagtaaatggagaccagtgctaacctgtcattatgtattttacagcgtataaaaacaaatctaccttcatcatcattcccggtatgttcagtagttaaatgtaacttcctatcgactaagataagcacccccttagttttattacgagcacaagagaaggctgccagtttgtaatacttgttttgaaaacgtgccacatggcattgttttaaatgagactcttgtatcagggcacaggaaatcAATTTACGGTgaaaatattctaatatccgggtacgcttaataggagaatttaagccattcacattcagtgataagatattcagaacatgcattgtgtgctcgcaatgccaagattctgtctaagtgaagagaaacaaaagcaatgccatactgccagtgacatgtaaacattagtatgtatcctagataccaatccacctagatgcataatccttttaaaagaaaagcagaataaataaaagtattgatgtctcttgaagggcatagaaaaaaaacaagaacaaggaacgacaaacaactgtgtataaaaaccaaagcagaccgcacattaccgagaatgtaggtctgcataaacaacagaaacaaatgctgatgcgtgaccagtccacttcaacgcaagacatgtccccaaaaagcccactgagccaaaagcatagtgattgaacctgctctccatcagtccgaagaataataataataataaataaaaataaataaaataaatcattattatttaccaatcaGGGGACGAACGTACAGGGCAGGGAcaagattccaaaaagaaattaacaagtgtccatggccaccttgttattgtcctcttcagggcaGTTAGGATCACCAACAGACCTCATCGTTAACTTTCCCTCATTGAGCTGAGAGGATAGAAACAGTAACCAACGCCTTCCCGCTGCTTTGTAGCACTGCAGAATATgtcttcagtgacagtgaagtaacaaaatcctccaccttttgaggagagtcgaacatcatctgctcacctttgtgccgtagtttaattacTGCCGGATTGGTGAGGAAGGGCTGCATTAAACCTTTCaggattaaagctctttctcttggtagttgtggctgaACTAAAGacttaaatcttactgaccccaaacttttgaattgcaATGTGtgtaacaataatataattatataatataaactgtTATTATATAATTCTGTGATCCTCACAGCTAATTCAGTGTGTTTGCCATGTTTGAGCAGACTCTGATTGTCAAAAATCTTTGAAAGGATCTGAAAGAGTGTTGAGATCATATTGGCTTGAGGGTCACCAAGATGATTGAAGATGTTTTACTCATCATGTGGAATAACCCAACCTAAAAAGCTGCAATGTTATGTTGTGCAATCAAGGAGACCTAAACGATTTTTTCTTCTGTGCCCCAAGTAAAAAATTAACCTGATTAGGATCAAGGTCAATGTTGAGTCACGTGTAGTCAGGGCACCAGGAATGCATCTGTTATACTGTAGCAGAGGCCCCATTATTATCTCCTTCATGGTGCATTCATTCCTCTTCTCAGAGCTGAAGTAAgtcctttttacagtgtaaaatacTTTCCCATTCTTTCAAAAGTATTTATGATTATCAGTAGTAATTGTTCATACAGTTCTCTTCAGTGCCACAAGTGGTGCAGAAATTGcacactgcagctttaagtgCACAGATTCATagtgaaaacaataaaatgctAATCATGTGCCCTCAGCACCCTCCAGAGTTTCGTTTGCTCAACCTCAGCTGACTTCGTTAACAGTAAACTGACTCAGGTTTTAGTCAGATTAAACCTTTCTGTTTCTGCCTTTAAGCATGTAGAACATCATTGCATTTGACACTGGCAGACTGacagtaaatgttttattaatatgcatAAAATGAACTTAGCATTAACAACAAAAATTTAATAATCACCTCATGCAGATATTGGCATGTGTGACATGCAGCTGTGCGTTGAACTTGCCGTCATAGATTTATAAATTCCCAGCTAATAGAGCTCATGATTCTTGATAAATGTCAGACGTTATCATGTTGTCTTTCTGACCAATTTGAGCTGTTTTTATAATCAGCCAAGTAAATCCGGGAGGCTTAGCCAAGAGGGCAAAGAAAAATGTCTTGAGAATTTTCCCAGGAAGTCTTCCAAACAGCATGGTTCAAAAGGGTCGCTCAAGAGCCTGTTGTTTTGGTAGCAGGAAGAACGTCTAGTTTTTTGAATGGTGGCTCTTATGTAATTCTAGAGAGGAAATGTGTGTGATTTCAGTCGTGCTAAAGGTTAGATTTCCTTTtgttgcgtgtgtgtgtgtgtgtaggtgtgctAATCAGGTGGAAAAGTTCCATTCTGTGTGTAGTGTTGACAAGCCTGACCTAGAGGTTGGGTAAAGAACATAACGCTGCTTCTGCTTCTCTCCACCAGTTCTCCAGCTGAGGCTACAGCAGAGACGCACCCGCGAGCAGCTCGTTGATCAGGGCATCATGCCACGTGAGTACAGCCCCTGCCATCTAATACTGCTGTGTGCCACCAGCATAGGAGGGAGAGGATGATTCATATTTATTCTTGTATGAAAACTGCTGATATTAactaaatatgtaaatgttttagTCATGAAATGGCATTTTGTGACCCATTTTTCCTTCATAATCTAAAAACAATGTATGGTAAGATTTGATTTTATCCATTATGAATCAACTGGATTGTGAAAAGTGGCACTACGTTAAAAAGTAAGAGAGACTAAAAAACAAGTTCCAAAATCttgataatattaaaaaaacgttttttacattttgaataacTAACCAATAAATCATGCACAAAAAGAATAAGAAGCTGCTATAAATGTTATATTGACTTTACAGGGCTTTATTCGCATATCTAACTTATATTTAAGGAATAATAATTGTTCTGTGTCAATGAGAAAAATTATGTCACATTATTTAAAAGTGATCTTGCTCCCTATTTAATTTTGCACTACCGTTCAAATCTACCtgttccatcacaggaataaattacatcttaaaatatattcaaatagaacctttaaaataaagccattttaaattctaatcgttttcacattattattgttttaactgtgtatttttttaatcaaatatatgcaacttggtgagcataagaaacttttcacaaaagcaaaaacattTGACCAACCCCAAACTGTTGAGTGGTAGTGtaacttttgtgttccacattACATATGTTGTATTGTGACACATTTATAAAGTCTTTGACAGTCCCCTGAATTTTTGATGTCCCTAAACAAAACGAACCCTGCATTAAGTCTTGTAAAccttccttttttatttttaagaaatcagTTGGTGCTGTGGTTTCTGTACCACATCTGCTTTTGAATCAGTTGTTTATTCTCACACTTCAGCATAGTTCACAAACAGGCATAGGTGACCAATTCACATGGTATTTTTCCAAAAGTTCACCTCTCGCCTCACCACCACTCATTCTGTTATTGCTCATAACCACTTTTCCGTTCAACCAAGTCACTGAGCAGTGTGTGAGATCGCTCACACTTATGTAAAcgtacatttttttatttttttttcctctggcCATGTCTGAGCTGATTGATGGGATTACACTGCATGCTGTCTCATAGCTTTGTGTAATATCAGGCATAGATTCTGCTGGGATTAAGAGGTAGCTGTCTGGTCCTGAAGGGCACCGTGTAGTCTGTGTGCTAATCTCTGTGTGGGCCCACCATCTCCGCTCTGAGTAATATGTGAGACCAGGCGCTACAGCATTTAGAAAGACTGCAGGAGATGAAAGAGCCGTGTGTGTTTGAAGTGTGGGTGATGGCCTTGTGTCCTCATGAGACTGATGCtctgcttttgtgtgtgtgtgactttaCAGCCCTGAAGAGCCCTGCAGCGTTCCATGAACAGATCCGCAGCCTTGAGAGAGCCAGGGTAAGAGCAGGGCACCAAGCCCCAGACCTCCTGCACTTTCCTGAGCAATCTGGGCTCTCTGATCCTCCCTGAAACCTCTTCAGGGTTGCCCAGCTCTCTGTAATGGGACACATGTGAACCTCTCAGTTGATTTAATAGCTTAAGccttctgtaaatgtgtttgttaTTTGCAAAGCACAGTGGAGATCATTATAATGGTTACTTTCTGATCCCTGAATTACAGAGGGATTTCGTTTTCTGAAACTCTATATCCTTTCTCTCTATAGACTGAAAATTTCCTAAAGCACAAAATACGCAGCCGCCCAGAAAGGGCCGAGTTGGTCCGCATGCACATTTTACAAGGTAATCCTCCATTCACGATACATGTAATGGCTGCTAATCTGCCTGCTGggaattttttgttttttgaatctACTGTGTTTTTAAACAAAGCTGTAGCTGTAGCTCTCAAATCTCTCAAATCTTCCGTTGAAAGTCCATTCCACCAAAACTTTGACACATTAGATGATCAGAAAAAAATCAGAGACCGTAAAAGAAATCCATATAAAATACGCAGATTATTCCGTCTTCTGAAGAGATATGATCACTTTACATGatgaacaaatttaatttaggcttttattcacatataaacattgagCAACGCACATATACATAGATCACAACAGATATGGTGAATGGAAGCTCAACCATACCAGTCAGGTTTGTTGTCTAAATAACTGTTGGTTTAGTGTATAAATCTAGTATGGTTGAACATATGTTGACCATATCTGATGTGCAATATATACTGATGTATGTACgatcaatgtttatatataaaagcctaaattaaatctgttcattatCAAATTGCATCTCTTCAGATGTTTTGGATTAAACAGCTTGAATCATATGAATTTCTATacaatttctatatttttgatGTATCACATTTTTGGTGGAATGGACTTTCAGTGGAGGgtcagaaatctctcaggttttaATTAAGTCTTCATTattgtttcaaagaaaaaaactaaagttTCATGGAAGAGTAATTGGTGACAGTTCACATTTCTGGGTAACCCTTTAAAAGAAAGACATTTCTTGACATCATTTTGCTGTGCACAGTCTTTTAATGAATTCAGATTCAATAAAGACTGCAAACTAATATTCACAAATGTGTtaaaacattattcattttGCCATGCCGCTGAAGATCCAGCAGCAGAGGCATACGTTCAGTTGCACTAAAAACACTAATACAGGCAGACTTCCCTTGGTACTTCCCAAATTATGCTATCAAGTTAGATAGTTCAGCAGAAAGAAGTGACAGCTGAACCAGTcagaataaaaaatttttttcaaaagagTCATCCAGATGCTGTACTTATTTACTTCTGTGATTGAGTTGACCACTGTGGGATTGTTGTGGTGGTTCAGTAGGAGTGTGGATTGAAATGATTGCTGTTCTGGTTTCTGGTGGGTTGGCAGAGACGGTGGCGGTGCCTTCTCTGCAGGCCACCCAGCTGAAATTGAAGAGAGCTCGATTGGCTGATGACTTGAATGAGAAGATTGCTCAACGCCCTGGCCCCATGGAGCTGGTGGAGAAGAACATCCTGCCTGTGGACTCCAGCGTCAAGGAGGCCATCATTGGTGAAAATGCAAACTATATTAACGCAGTAAACTGGGGTAAATATGCACATGGAACATAAATTGAAtgcagagccgtagttcactgacaagctaggcaGTATCGCTTTCATTGTCTGCGATATTGCccagcttgtcagtgaactacggctctgtgtagtaaatgccgctccatctgaaagcaggtgatggagatttacgactaatcacggaaccggctttactgatgagatgcgcatgacaattgcatacgattaattgcacagccctaataCATTGTCCATTGCTTTAATTGGGTAGATGGTCAGATGCAGTACCCTAGAACTCTAGAGGAACCAGCTGATGAGGACAGTGGAGATGCATTTTCACCAGAGCAGCCAGCCAGTCAGGAGTCCCAGGGTTCTGCAGCCTCACCTGGGGAGGTCCGGGCCATTGAAGTATCCTCACCATTGCCTAATAACTTCTTACAGGTATTCTTGCCACCTCCTTTTCACTTCAGAGCTCATGGTGCTAAAAAACTGAATTTAGTAATTTAGGTTTTGCAGAACACCTGAGATTCATaatgtgttgtgttgtttttcacaGCACTTTCCTGCAGTGACCACCACTTCAACAGATTTCCTCAAGCCTTTTTCCACCAATGAGCAATCAGTTTGCCCTCCAGCACCCATGCCTCAGCTAGTCACTGTGGCCCCTGTGAAGTCTGGGCCCACCCTTGTAAAGGTCAGTAAAGAACTGAAGAAACAACACAAATAATGAAATCCCCTTGGTTAGATGTAATACATAATGGAAAATCTGTTCAATTTACAGCAAAGTCAGCCTAAGTTACCTGGGGACAAGAGCCGCAGTAAGAAGAGTAAGGAGGCCAAGCCGCGTGTGAAAAAGTTAAAATATCATCAATACATTCCCCCAGACCAGAAACAAGAACCCAACCAAGCACCGATGGATTCCTCATATGCTCGTTTACTACAACAACAGCAGCTATTTTTGCAGCTACAGATCCTGAGCCAACAGCAACAGCAGCACTACAACTACCAGACCATCCTTCCTGCACCTCTCAAGTAAGCAAGGAGATCCGgatctgtgtgtttgttatcTGTGTATTAGGCCCTGATGTTCTCGGTATGTACTGCTTTACCAATCCTGTCGTTGAGTTCGGTAGATGCAAACCATTTGGCCTTTGTCTTGCCTAATTTGGTAAAGGTCATATTTGCTTTTGAAGCTAGCCGTGTTTTGTCAATGGCTGCATATGAATGGTTTTAGGTGGAAAATGTCAAAACCGCTATTATTGTTGCCGTTGGCCATCAGGACCATTACCTATTTTCCAATAACACATCCTGTTTAGTGATTTTCATTAATGGCAGGAAGTCGATGAGGTTATTGCTCTGCTTCCTTTTCCATCTCTTGTGCAAGATTTATTTTAGCTGTCGTTGTATTCTGCCTCTGCATTGTTCAATggtgtttatttattgagaatTGTTCCTTCTGTGATGTTAAGTGTTGTTTCTTCCCTTTATTCCCATCTGCTTCCCTACTCACCAGGCCTGTGATAGAAGGCCAAAACAGCAGTGCCACAGTGGCTATCAACAGCACCAGCAGCCTTCCTGCCTCTATTGTGGTGTCTCTGCCCACAGCAACACCTGTGCGGCCCAACAGCACCCTTTCCAACCGCAAGGCGGGCATACTACCTGCCAACCTGGAGGAGATGAAGGTACCAACagatacttattttccaccgaATAAATGTAATCAATAATAGATACatgactgttcaaaagtttggagttggtaGGTTTTTCAATGCTTTTGAATGACATTTCTTATATTCATCAAGGctggatttattttaaaatacaataaaaagtaaTGTATATTGTTACACAATAAATGACGTTTTCCAtgataatttattcctgtgatggcaaagctgaatttttagcagtcattacttcagtcttcaggaccacacgatccttcagaaaatatattgtaaaataatatgattcaacgttcacaaaacatttcttattattatcatcgtTGAAAACAGATAGCAGCTTAATACTTTTGTACAAATcatgatacatttatttcaggattctttgataaatagaatgttcaaaagaatataagcatatatttgaaatggaaatctttaacattataaatgtctttttttttgtcacttttgatcaatttaatacatccttaatgaataaaaatttattaatttcaaatttCCAATTCCAAACTTTAATACGCTTGTgtatactaaataaaaataaataaataaataaattacttttccATTATGTAAAATTTGGTTCACATGCTTTGTCTCCAGTAAAAATCCAtcttaattattaaatgttgtaGAATCCAGATGATTTGTAGCTATTTTTATGGTGATATATATGTGGTAACCCAGAAATCACTCTATGATTtctctattatttattttctctatagagCTAATATTTATAGAGTTAATAATTTCACTAATAATGGGTTTATTTTGGCAGGTGGCAGAGCTGAAAATGGAGTTAAAGTTACGTGGTCTTCCAGTGTCAGGGACAAAAACAGACCTTATTGAACGGCTTAAGCCTTTCCAAGAAAACAATGCCTCTACTGCACCCAACAACTGCACAGGACCTAACACACAGCCCTGCAGCACACCTATGGAGGTGTCCAGCACCACTACAACCCTATCCCCCATCCAACAGCCCTCTGAAAATCTGAGCTCCACTCCACCTGTGTCTCCTGGTTCTTCAGAGCTTCACAGCAAAGAGGACGCATCCATGGAGGGACAGGCAGAGGGCCAAAACCGCAGTTTAGTAACGGTAGCGCCTGTTCCCGAGGAACGGGACCGGAGACTACACGAAAAGGAGCGACAAATTGAGGAACTGCTGCGTAAACTGGAGCAGGAGCAGAAACTGGTGGAAGAACTGAAGATGCAGCTAGAGGTGGAAAAAAGGAGTGGACAGGTTGTTCCACCTGCAGAATATAATAACACTTCCAGTCTAGCCACTATGTTGGCATCTGTCAAAACAGAAAACACTGTCCCTCCTAACTGCACACTGAGTCCACACACTACGCCAACGCTATTGAAGCTTGAGGAGGCCCATCCTAACCAGGTGACAGCTACTACTCTCCGTCAGTTCATTATCAGCCACCAAGGAGTCCCACAGGTCATAGGACAGCCCCAGACTCTTCTAACCACTCCGCATGGGGGCACTCAGATCCTTCTTCCAGTGCCCATGGCAAATAATACCACTACCATCCAGCTGCCCAACACTAATGTCAAACTACAGGTAACACAAAacttgtgtatatatgtgttaGGTATATACTTGtgccaatacctaaatttaatcTTGATGTCTTTTTGTAGCCAGTTTTGCAGGCTGTCCCTCCATCAGTGCCAGGTATAATTCAGACCCCCCAAATACAGCCCACCAAAGCAGAGAGTCCTGCATCACAACAGCTGCTCAGTCATAACCACATAGTTCAGGTCAGTCGTATAACCAAATACAAATATGTTGCCGTATACTATAATTGAACACATATAAtagcataaatatttaaaagaaagtgatgtcccatactcggaatttgtgtcctgcatttaacccatccaagtgcacacacacaccgtgaacacacacccggagcagtgggcagccacgaccttcaggttacaagtccgattctctatccattaggccaccaTTGGAGCACCATATGAACATAATATTATGTGATTGGATCTGCTTTCTTTACTCTGTGTAATTGAGCTGATatatatggaagcccgtttccaccactgaattaaaaaaggtaattgcgacttttttatctcacagttctggctttttctcacaattgcacgTTTGTAtctcgcaattgtgacttttttctcttaattgcaattgcgagttcagtcagaattgtgagatataaactcgcgaTTCTGAGAACATCAGtctttttccccctcagaaCTGGACTTTAttactcgcaattgcaagtttatatctcacaattttgagggaaaaaatgtcagaattctgactttatttctcagttgcgagtttatatcccaCTATTATGACTATATCACCAGCAATTGTGAGTTTGTCATGCAACTCTGAGATTTCATATtgcaattctgaagaaaaaagtcagaatagcgagatgtaaactcacaattgcgacaAAAATGTCAGTATTGTGAGATAAGTCGcaatggacctttttcacatttctaggtttctcagcagcggaagccatcatagttgggttaacttgaagagcagtgaatgggagagtaccacaaatatatttttttgcattcccatttgctcaaatagcaaaagaaaaactctATGATAGTGTATTCATGACtttcaataaaagaaaaaaaaaatcgagagagactgataacggcagtcagaagagagaacaaTGTCAAATTTACCATCCCTCCCATAGACgctgcattagaaacaccctCGCATTAGCGTAAActagttttttttgtaatttgatgcaaaggtaatataatacaaagaatagtgttataaatgtacatacgttttcttaaaaatacaaataacgTGTCATCACAGTCTTATGAAAAGAGTTCATtaccttttatttaatttttttttattcagtggcagaaacggtCTTCCAAAGatatatgttaaaaataagtatgTTCAGcataaaatatatctgaaatgtAGATAAATCAAACAATTTTGTCTAACTGCTTACTATAAAAAATTTAGCACACAAAGTTGTCACTGATGTTGTTCTCAAGATGACCAAACGTCAGACCAGGCATATCACTTTTATCCACACtacagaggttttttttttttacagagtatTGAATGACTGTGGAATCTGAGTAAGAACAGGATCAGTGCAATCAGAACAAGTGAACATAATCTGTGAGCTCTGGGATCATCTAGGTTTGTCTGTCCAGCAGAGTCATTCATCAGTGAGATAGATGGTAGCTGTTGGTCTCATTTCTTTCTAGGCTTTCACTCTACTGTAATTGGCCTGTCCTGGCAGCAGGGCTCCATGCTAAGGTTTCCCAGCTAGATGGCCATTACTTTGGCATAGTGAACGAGCCTGGCCTGAGTCCTGGATGACTTGTGTAACTAGAGCTCATTGGTTGTGATGAGCCGATAACATTTTCATCGACGGCCGTGCCTGGTGGATCCTTGCCAGCGTGACCTGAAGAGACTTGTTCTCATACCAAGCAGAAAGATCATAACACAAAGACAAATGCTCTCTATGATGCTAGAGGGTGTTTCTGGATGCTCATGGTCTATTGGTTTACTCTTCACACAGACCCTGCCTGTGGGCACCACAGAGAGGTCAGGCTTCCAGCACAGTACCAATGAGAACCCAGCAGGCCTGGAGATACCTCAGTGCTTCCTCAGCAGCTCCCCAGATAACAGGATCTCACCTCAGATGTCCCTCGTCCCATCAACCCTTATCAATGGGCCACTAAACAAAGTAGAACATCCTACTTTTattgagatttttttaatgttgctgTTCTGTTTTGAGTTGAGTGCACACTGAGTTTTTTATCCCTAGACATCCTTCATCCAGCAGTCCCCAGTTTTCAACCAGACGCCCAAGAACAGAGAACCGCCCCGCTATGAGGAGGCCGTCAAACAGACGCGCAGCCTACAGAATGCTGCTGTCTCAGAGGTGATGACTTTCTGTTTCCTATATATCTATGCTCATGCTCATACACATTCTGGGTTTAATAGTGGTTTGTTTCAGCAGTTGTCAATTTTTAcctcacccaaaaattaactTCCAGTGTTTTTCCAATCCCTTTCTTTattctgtaaaacacaaaatgagatctTAAGCAATGAGCCTCTGTTTATCATACATGGAATGGGGATGGCGATCTATAATACCAATCcccaaaacagaaaaaaatgcacCAATTATGTGCAGTATTCCATGTGACTCATGTACAATAGGTCAGTCCATCTCAAGTGGTTGCTTGACCATTTTTA from Onychostoma macrolepis isolate SWU-2019 chromosome 12, ASM1243209v1, whole genome shotgun sequence encodes:
- the mrtfba gene encoding myocardin-related transcription factor B isoform X4; this encodes MEDQGDAGIGGLLAPSPQSEAVTHEMGELSLHPSQRLPPLNERKNVLQLRLQQRRTREQLVDQGIMPPLKSPAAFHEQIRSLERARTENFLKHKIRSRPERAELVRMHILQETVAVPSLQATQLKLKRARLADDLNEKIAQRPGPMELVEKNILPVDSSVKEAIIDGQMQYPRTLEEPADEDSGDAFSPEQPASQESQGSAASPGEVRAIEVSSPLPNNFLQHFPAVTTTSTDFLKPFSTNEQSVCPPAPMPQLVTVAPVKSGPTLVKQSQPKLPGDKSRSKKSKEAKPRVKKLKYHQYIPPDQKQEPNQAPMDSSYARLLQQQQLFLQLQILSQQQQQHYNYQTILPAPLKPVIEGQNSSATVAINSTSSLPASIVVSLPTATPVRPNSTLSNRKAGILPANLEEMKVAELKMELKLRGLPVSGTKTDLIERLKPFQENNASTAPNNCTGPNTQPCSTPMEVSSTTTTLSPIQQPSENLSSTPPVSPGSSELHSKEDASMEGQAEGQNRSLVTVAPVPEERDRRLHEKERQIEELLRKLEQEQKLVEELKMQLEVEKRSGQVVPPAEYNNTSSLATMLASVKTENTVPPNCTLSPHTTPTLLKLEEAHPNQVTATTLRQFIISHQGVPQVIGQPQTLLTTPHGGTQILLPVPMANNTTTIQLPNTNVKLQPVLQAVPPSVPGIIQTPQIQPTKAESPASQQLLSHNHIVQTLPVGTTERSGFQHSTNENPAGLEIPQCFLSSSPDNRISPQMSLVPSTLINGPLNKTSFIQQSPVFNQTPKNREPPRYEEAVKQTRSLQNAAVSEIPTATSQQMDDLFDILIESGEITPFSQQDPSVPKMMPVTASITTLPINTALSRPPAQVQMAPPPALMVEPMPSLASLDSDNQLEALLEGTLVGDTEPEQRTLGLLEELQNQILEQANSPMDTSELGFTDPPAPSSSALSFSLQDTGLDNMDWLDITMPGSIGGLNPLGITSEFLDAHDLQLHWD
- the mrtfba gene encoding myocardin-related transcription factor B isoform X1; protein product: MASPEEQGPCAFFTKLWCCQEPTLRYSERDAGRTDGMACLGLETHSICRGNFIPGSAACCSTLRVLQLRLQQRRTREQLVDQGIMPPLKSPAAFHEQIRSLERARTENFLKHKIRSRPERAELVRMHILQETVAVPSLQATQLKLKRARLADDLNEKIAQRPGPMELVEKNILPVDSSVKEAIIGENANYINAVNWDGQMQYPRTLEEPADEDSGDAFSPEQPASQESQGSAASPGEVRAIEVSSPLPNNFLQHFPAVTTTSTDFLKPFSTNEQSVCPPAPMPQLVTVAPVKSGPTLVKQSQPKLPGDKSRSKKSKEAKPRVKKLKYHQYIPPDQKQEPNQAPMDSSYARLLQQQQLFLQLQILSQQQQQHYNYQTILPAPLKPVIEGQNSSATVAINSTSSLPASIVVSLPTATPVRPNSTLSNRKAGILPANLEEMKVAELKMELKLRGLPVSGTKTDLIERLKPFQENNASTAPNNCTGPNTQPCSTPMEVSSTTTTLSPIQQPSENLSSTPPVSPGSSELHSKEDASMEGQAEGQNRSLVTVAPVPEERDRRLHEKERQIEELLRKLEQEQKLVEELKMQLEVEKRSGQVVPPAEYNNTSSLATMLASVKTENTVPPNCTLSPHTTPTLLKLEEAHPNQVTATTLRQFIISHQGVPQVIGQPQTLLTTPHGGTQILLPVPMANNTTTIQLPNTNVKLQPVLQAVPPSVPGIIQTPQIQPTKAESPASQQLLSHNHIVQTLPVGTTERSGFQHSTNENPAGLEIPQCFLSSSPDNRISPQMSLVPSTLINGPLNKTSFIQQSPVFNQTPKNREPPRYEEAVKQTRSLQNAAVSEIPTATSQQMDDLFDILIESGEITPFSQQDPSVPKMMPVTASITTLPINTALSRPPAQVQMAPPPALMVEPMPSLASLDSDNQLEALLEGTLVGDTEPEQRTLGLLEELQNQILEQANSPMDTSELGFTDPPAPSSSALSFSLQDTGLDNMDWLDITMPGSIGGLNPLGITSEFLDAHDLQLHWD